One genomic region from Longimicrobium sp. encodes:
- a CDS encoding LysM peptidoglycan-binding domain-containing protein, producing the protein MPMPVFRFAASLLVPAALALAAVPSRAQTTLRGSPASVDRMYQQARSHDLTFYRTATGVRGAARDGDLVRMSGNADYRLAGVSHPYALSITRTFVQRLARQYRQTCREQLVITSAMRPTSLRLANSVDRSVHPTGMAIDIRRPTNSRCLRFLRETLLSLERAGVIEATEERRPPHFHVAVYPGPYRRHIGSGDEAPAGQRSASRPPAPRRDTYRVRQGDSLWEIARRHNTTVDRLRVANDMRTNRIVAGQVLIIPAR; encoded by the coding sequence ATGCCGATGCCAGTCTTCCGCTTTGCGGCATCCCTGCTCGTTCCCGCCGCGCTGGCCCTGGCGGCCGTGCCGTCGCGTGCGCAGACCACGCTGCGGGGTTCGCCCGCCAGCGTCGACCGCATGTACCAGCAGGCCCGCTCGCACGACCTGACGTTCTATCGAACGGCCACGGGCGTGCGCGGCGCGGCGCGGGATGGCGACCTGGTGCGCATGAGCGGCAACGCCGACTACCGGCTAGCCGGCGTGTCGCACCCGTACGCGCTTTCCATCACCCGCACGTTCGTTCAGCGCCTGGCGCGCCAGTATCGGCAGACCTGCCGCGAGCAGCTGGTGATCACCAGCGCCATGCGTCCAACCTCGCTGCGGCTGGCCAACTCCGTCGACCGCTCGGTGCACCCGACCGGAATGGCCATCGACATCCGCCGCCCCACCAACAGCCGCTGCCTGCGGTTCCTCCGCGAGACGCTGCTGAGCCTGGAGCGCGCCGGGGTAATCGAGGCCACCGAGGAGCGCCGCCCGCCGCACTTTCACGTGGCGGTCTACCCCGGCCCGTACCGGCGCCACATCGGCAGCGGGGACGAGGCGCCCGCGGGGCAGCGTTCGGCCTCGCGCCCGCCGGCCCCGCGGCGGGACACCTACCGGGTGCGGCAGGGCGACTCGCTGTGGGAAATCGCCCGTCGGCACAACACCACGGTCGATCGGCTGCGCGTGGCTAACGACATGCGCACCAACCGCATCGTCGCCGGCCAGGTGCTGATTATCCCGGCGCGCTGA